The sequence TACAGGCGGCGGTGTGGCTTACAACCGTGAGGAGTTTGAAAGCATTGTTGCAGGCGGACTGGATGCCTCGCCTGTCGGGTCGGTGCTGGTTGAAGAGTCCGTGTTGGGTTGGAAAGAATATGAAATGGAAGTCATCCGCGACAAGGCGGATAACGCCATTATCGTGTGTTCCATAGAAAATGTTGATCCCATGGGCGTGCATACGGGAGACAGTATCACCGTAGCTCCTGCCCTTACCCTGACAGATAAAGAATATCAACGAATGAGAGATGCGTCTCTGGCCTGTCTTCGGGAGATTGGCGTTGAGACCGGCGGTTCTAACGTTCAATTTGCCGTCGATCCTGAAAATGGCCGCATGGTGGTCATTGAAATGAACCCCAGAGTGTCACGTTCTTCGGCGCTGGCTTCAAAAGCAACAGGCTTTCCTATAGCTAAAGTGGCCGCCTTATTGGCCGTAGGCTACACGCTTGACGAGCTGGCCAATGACATAACCGGCGTAACACCTGCAAGTTTTGAACCGTCCATTGATTATGTTGTTACCAAAATTCCGCGCTTTGCTTTTGAAAAGTTTCCGGGTGCCGATGATAGTCTGACTACGTCAATGAAATCTGTCGGCGAGGTTATGGCCATCGGACGCAGCTTTCCCGAAAGTCTACAAAAGGCGTTGCGGTCTCTGGATACAGGGCTTGAGGGGCTGGACGATATTGACTTGCCCGGGTTGGGTCTGGGAGACGATCATAATGCGGTGCGGGCAGCGCTGGCCAGCCCTACGCCGTCCCGGTTGCGCGCTATAGCCCAGGCTTTGCGTCATGGTGTTTCCTGCGAAGATATTCATGGTGCGTGTGCTTATGACCCATGGTTTATCCGGCAGCTACAGGCCATCGTAGAGATGGAACAAGAAGTGCGCACGGGAGGATTACCGCAAGAGGTAAATGAAATGCGCCGTCTTAAGCAGGCGGGGTTTTCCGATGCGCGTCTGGCAACCCTGACAGGGATGACGGCAGCGGACGTGCGCACTCACCGTCATACATTGGGTGTGCGTCCGGTGTTCAAACATATTGATACATGCGCTGCCGAGTTTGCTGCCCGCACACCTTATCTTTACGGTTGTTATGAAACACCTTTCAACAACATGGAACCCGAGTGCGAAGCCGTCCCTTCCGGCCGGCGTAAAGTGATGATCTTAGGCGGTGGCCCTAATCGTATCGGGCAGGGCATCGAGTTTGATTATTGTTGTTGTCATGCTGCCTTTGCTCTTTATGACGCAGATGTTGAAAGCATCATGGTGAATTGTAATCCGGAGACGGTTTCCACGGACTATGATACGTCCGACCGGCTTTATTTTGAGCCTCTTACCGTAGAGGATGTGCTTGAGATTGCAGCGGTGGAACGCAGCCGCGGGGTTCTGGAGGGTATTATCGTGCAGTTTGGCGGTCAGACGCCTCTTAATTTAACGCACGAATTAGCTGCCGCAGGGTTGCCTATTCTGGGAACGGACCCGGATGCCATTGACCTTGCCGAAGACCGTGACCGGTTCAAAAATGTTCTGGACAAACTGGGCTTGCGTCAACCTGACAATGGTATTGCGTGGAGCGCCGAAGAAGCCAAAGCGATTGCCGGGCGCATTGGCTATCCGGTGGTTATACGTCCGTCTTATGTTCTGGGAGGACGGGCTATGGAGATTGTTCACGATGAAGCGGGGCTTGAGCGCTATATCCGGGAGGCCGTTGTGGTATCGGGGGAGAATCCGGTACTGATAGACCTTTATTTGCGCAATGCGGTGGAGGTTGATGTGGATGCCCTATCGGATGGCCGTGATGTTTTTGTGGCGGGCATTATGGAGCATATTGAAGAGGCGGGAGTTCACTCCGGCGATAGCGCGTGTGTCTTACCGCCACACTCGCTGTCAGACCCTGTCATTGAAGAGCTTGAACGTCAGACAAAAATCCTGGCATCGGG is a genomic window of Parvularculales bacterium containing:
- the carB gene encoding carbamoyl-phosphate synthase large subunit; translated protein: MPRRTDIESILIIGAGPIVIGQACEFDYSGVQACKALKKEGYRVILVNSNPATIMTDPELADATYIEPVTPEMVARVLEKERPDAILPTMGGQTALNVALALAEDGVLERLDIRLIGADKQAIAKAEDRQLFRDAMMRIGLESPRSRLVHTKQEALDALEDTGLPAIVRPSFTLGGTGGGVAYNREEFESIVAGGLDASPVGSVLVEESVLGWKEYEMEVIRDKADNAIIVCSIENVDPMGVHTGDSITVAPALTLTDKEYQRMRDASLACLREIGVETGGSNVQFAVDPENGRMVVIEMNPRVSRSSALASKATGFPIAKVAALLAVGYTLDELANDITGVTPASFEPSIDYVVTKIPRFAFEKFPGADDSLTTSMKSVGEVMAIGRSFPESLQKALRSLDTGLEGLDDIDLPGLGLGDDHNAVRAALASPTPSRLRAIAQALRHGVSCEDIHGACAYDPWFIRQLQAIVEMEQEVRTGGLPQEVNEMRRLKQAGFSDARLATLTGMTAADVRTHRHTLGVRPVFKHIDTCAAEFAARTPYLYGCYETPFNNMEPECEAVPSGRRKVMILGGGPNRIGQGIEFDYCCCHAAFALYDADVESIMVNCNPETVSTDYDTSDRLYFEPLTVEDVLEIAAVERSRGVLEGIIVQFGGQTPLNLTHELAAAGLPILGTDPDAIDLAEDRDRFKNVLDKLGLRQPDNGIAWSAEEAKAIAGRIGYPVVIRPSYVLGGRAMEIVHDEAGLERYIREAVVVSGENPVLIDLYLRNAVEVDVDALSDGRDVFVAGIMEHIEEAGVHSGDSACVLPPHSLSDPVIEELERQTKILASGLNVVGLMNVQYAVQDGEIFVLEVNPRASRTVPFVSKAIGIPVARTAVRLMMGEKLASIKPQKTSKGHIAVKEAVFPFARFSGVDTLLGPEMRSTGEVMGVDASFEAAFAKSQIAAGARLPLEGVVFISVKEADKAHLVGPASRLIEMGFQIIATGGTAKFLGAAGLNVAVINKVLEGRPHIVDAIKSGDVHLMFNTTEGAQSIADSLSLRRAALMEGVPYYTTLAGVCAVVEAIAALRSESLDVMPVQAYIGSS